The following proteins come from a genomic window of Nostoc sp. ATCC 53789:
- a CDS encoding TauD/TfdA family dioxygenase, which translates to MTNKHIEVKQVAGFIGAEISGIDLSRPLHDDAVKEIRQALLKWKVVFFRGQNIDHAAQVAFTARFGEVTYAHPHEDEPVEGFSEILPIDRSRYERRNGLRRSSYESRWHTDVTAVVNPPAASILRAVNVPSFGGDTQWTNLVAAYEGLSAPLRALADGLKAEHRFNARLNLPSNSKIAQRIAANPLVSIHPVVRVHPETGERALYVNPGFTSHILDVSRQESDLLLELFFNQITKPAYTTRFRWNNGDIAFWDNRATSHLAPQDLDHLEVERVLYRTTITGDVPVGPDGFRSQVVEGEAFSSELPTILKNRADKLEAAVLS; encoded by the coding sequence ATGACTAACAAACACATTGAAGTCAAACAGGTAGCTGGTTTCATTGGTGCTGAAATCAGTGGCATAGACCTTTCACGTCCTTTGCACGATGATGCAGTTAAAGAAATTCGTCAAGCGCTATTGAAGTGGAAAGTCGTGTTCTTTCGCGGACAGAACATCGATCATGCTGCACAGGTTGCATTCACGGCTCGTTTTGGCGAAGTGACCTACGCACATCCCCACGAAGATGAGCCGGTAGAAGGTTTCTCAGAAATCTTGCCAATTGACCGCAGCCGCTACGAACGGCGTAATGGCCTACGACGTTCCAGCTACGAGAGTCGCTGGCATACCGATGTGACAGCAGTTGTCAACCCACCTGCGGCATCTATTTTGCGTGCAGTTAACGTTCCTAGTTTTGGTGGTGACACACAGTGGACTAATTTGGTCGCAGCCTACGAAGGTCTATCAGCACCCCTGCGGGCGCTTGCAGACGGATTGAAAGCCGAACATCGCTTCAATGCGCGTTTGAATCTGCCCAGCAATAGCAAGATCGCCCAGCGCATTGCTGCCAATCCACTGGTTTCAATTCACCCAGTAGTACGCGTTCATCCTGAAACAGGCGAACGAGCATTGTACGTGAATCCTGGTTTCACCTCACACATTCTTGACGTGTCACGACAAGAAAGCGACCTGCTGCTTGAGTTGTTCTTCAACCAAATTACCAAGCCTGCCTACACCACTCGCTTCCGATGGAACAACGGTGACATTGCCTTCTGGGATAACCGCGCCACCTCGCATTTAGCCCCACAGGATCTAGATCATCTGGAAGTTGAGCGCGTCCTCTATCGCACAACCATCACGGGTGATGTTCCAGTTGGGCCCGATGGTTTCCGATCGCAAGTGGTTGAGGGTGAAGCATTCAGTAGCGAGTTACCAACCATCTTGAAGAACAGAGCCGATAAGCTAGAAGCAGCAGTGCTTTCGTAA
- a CDS encoding DUF3592 domain-containing protein, producing the protein MNEDTKFFRIFGSIFGGVGSIIAVTGIMIALNTRSFVTSAIPAQGTIIDLVQRSSTDKKGRSSYAYYPVIKFTARSGETTVFESNSGSNPPEFAKGQQVEILYSPEKPNSAMIKSWLSLWFLPVMLTGLGSIFALVGGVVLIKSFPRLISSK; encoded by the coding sequence ATGAATGAAGATACAAAGTTCTTTCGTATATTTGGTTCAATATTCGGCGGTGTTGGCAGCATAATTGCCGTTACGGGCATTATGATTGCATTGAATACTCGTTCCTTTGTTACCTCAGCAATACCAGCACAAGGGACAATAATTGATTTGGTGCAACGTTCATCAACTGATAAAAAAGGTCGTTCTTCTTATGCCTACTATCCAGTAATAAAATTTACTGCTCGTTCTGGGGAAACAACGGTTTTTGAATCAAATTCAGGTAGCAATCCACCAGAATTTGCTAAAGGTCAGCAGGTAGAAATATTATACAGTCCTGAAAAGCCAAATTCTGCCATGATAAAATCTTGGCTAAGTTTATGGTTTTTACCTGTTATGTTAACTGGTTTAGGATCAATTTTTGCCTTGGTTGGAGGAGTTGTACTCATCAAGTCCTTTCCGCGTTTGATAAGTTCTAAGTAA
- a CDS encoding ribonuclease, with translation MQIKKLLIASSLLITGIFIPNAAIAQNRGTPGKFDFYVLTLSWSPDYCAKNGTRDPQQCGSGRKLGFVLHGLWPQYQTGYPANCSTQKLPSEVKQRFPNLYPSNKLYDHEWEKHGTCSGKTPAEYLALSKNLKDAIAIPAAYNRPNKPLRTTITNFKNSFVSTNNKITADGVAPFCSGSGRFLQEVFFCYSKNGEPGICSAEILKRSRKSCGQPDFLVRNVR, from the coding sequence ATGCAGATTAAGAAACTTTTAATTGCATCTTCTCTGCTAATTACTGGTATTTTTATACCTAATGCTGCCATTGCTCAAAATCGCGGTACTCCAGGGAAATTTGATTTTTATGTACTGACACTCTCCTGGTCGCCGGATTATTGTGCAAAAAATGGTACCCGTGACCCGCAGCAGTGTGGTTCTGGAAGGAAACTTGGTTTTGTATTACATGGTTTGTGGCCACAATACCAAACTGGTTATCCTGCTAATTGTTCCACGCAAAAACTACCGTCGGAAGTAAAGCAACGGTTTCCCAATTTGTATCCTAGTAATAAACTTTACGATCATGAATGGGAAAAACATGGTACTTGTTCGGGGAAAACTCCTGCGGAATACTTGGCATTGAGTAAAAATTTAAAAGATGCGATCGCTATTCCCGCAGCTTATAATCGTCCCAATAAACCTTTGCGTACCACAATTACAAATTTTAAAAATTCATTTGTGAGTACCAATAATAAAATTACGGCTGATGGTGTAGCACCTTTCTGTTCTGGTTCGGGAAGGTTTTTACAAGAAGTCTTCTTTTGTTATTCCAAAAACGGTGAACCTGGTATTTGTAGTGCGGAGATTTTGAAGCGATCGCGAAAAAGTTGTGGTCAACCAGATTTC
- a CDS encoding DUF6737 family protein, with the protein MSEEKPISPWNYKPWWCQPWSIVLTGVTIISGSWLLFKTIWLTILVSIPIVMWMGFFVLFWPQLMIRSGILESYKD; encoded by the coding sequence ATGTCCGAAGAAAAGCCTATAAGTCCTTGGAACTACAAACCTTGGTGGTGTCAGCCCTGGTCTATAGTTCTCACAGGTGTAACAATCATTAGTGGTAGCTGGTTACTATTTAAAACTATCTGGCTAACCATTCTCGTCTCTATCCCTATAGTGATGTGGATGGGATTTTTTGTGTTGTTTTGGCCACAACTAATGATTCGCAGTGGGATTTTAGAGTCGTATAAAGACTAA
- a CDS encoding glycosyltransferase translates to MSLSLCMIVKNEAATLPKCLNSVRKLVDEMVVLDTGSIDRTPNIAQQLGAKVHHFKWCNDFSAARNAALKYVTGDWILVLDADETLTPGIVPQLREAIARDEYLLINLVRQEVGAEQSPYSLVSRLFRNHPDIRFDRPYHALVDDSVSAIVNKEPHWQIGYLPGVALVHTGYQKSAIAQNNKYAKAATAMEGFLATHPDDPYVCSKLGALYVETGKTTQGMELLRHGISVAEENYDILYELHYHLGIAYSRLQKSPQAISHYKAAIKLPIYPMLKLGAYNNLGNLLKAAGDFNGAKTAYATTLKIDPNFVFGHYNLAMTFKALGLFTDAIVYYQHAITLNPNYAEAYQNLGVVLLKVGNHQESLTAFRKAIALHERYNPEEAKRLRQGLQEMGLM, encoded by the coding sequence ATGAGTTTGAGTCTGTGCATGATTGTGAAAAACGAAGCCGCAACACTGCCTAAATGCCTGAACAGTGTCAGAAAACTGGTGGATGAAATGGTAGTTTTGGATACAGGCTCAATCGATCGCACTCCCAATATTGCCCAACAACTCGGTGCAAAAGTTCATCATTTTAAATGGTGTAATGACTTCAGTGCTGCCCGTAATGCAGCTTTAAAATATGTCACTGGTGACTGGATTTTGGTCTTAGATGCTGATGAAACTTTGACTCCAGGCATTGTACCGCAGTTGCGAGAGGCGATCGCCAGAGATGAATACCTGCTCATTAACCTCGTTCGTCAGGAAGTAGGTGCTGAACAATCTCCCTATTCTTTGGTTTCTAGGCTGTTCCGCAATCATCCAGATATTCGTTTTGACCGTCCTTACCATGCCTTAGTGGATGATAGCGTGTCAGCAATTGTAAATAAAGAACCTCATTGGCAAATAGGTTATTTACCTGGGGTCGCACTTGTACACACAGGATATCAAAAAAGTGCGATCGCTCAAAATAACAAATATGCCAAAGCAGCTACGGCGATGGAAGGGTTTCTTGCTACTCATCCCGATGATCCTTATGTTTGCAGTAAATTAGGGGCATTGTATGTGGAAACGGGGAAAACTACCCAAGGTATGGAGTTGCTCAGACATGGAATCAGCGTTGCTGAAGAAAATTACGATATTTTATATGAACTCCACTATCATTTAGGCATTGCTTACAGTCGCTTGCAAAAATCACCACAGGCGATTTCTCACTATAAAGCTGCTATCAAATTGCCAATTTATCCCATGCTCAAATTAGGAGCATACAACAACTTGGGTAACTTACTCAAAGCAGCAGGAGATTTCAACGGTGCGAAAACAGCTTACGCCACAACTTTGAAAATTGACCCTAATTTTGTTTTTGGACATTATAATTTGGCGATGACATTTAAAGCTTTGGGTTTATTTACAGATGCGATCGTATATTATCAACATGCAATCACCTTAAATCCCAACTATGCCGAAGCGTATCAAAATTTAGGGGTAGTGTTGCTCAAAGTTGGCAATCATCAAGAGAGTTTAACAGCTTTTAGAAAAGCGATCGCCCTTCATGAAAGATATAATCCCGAAGAGGCGAAGAGACTACGCCAGGGGTTGCAAGAGATGGGGTTGATGTAG
- the ligA gene encoding NAD-dependent DNA ligase LigA, giving the protein MTQIKPEVKRTEELRQLLQQASYAYYVLDTPIMEDAVYDQLYRELQQLEIQYPELTAPDSPTQRVGERPATQFTSVRHNIPLYSLENAFNIHELQGWDQRWRRQVPKIDSVEYVTELKIDGSALALTYQDGILVRGTTRGDGVTGEDITQNVRTIRSIPLRLNFEGLEILERVEVRGEAFLPLEVFKQINEERQKAGEQLFANPRNAAAGTLRQLDSRIVAKRRLAFFGYTLHIPGRDDTSIANTQWEALELLEKMGFQVNPNHKLCASIAEVAKYYEYWDTERLNLPYMTDGVVVKLNSFKLQEQLGFTQKFPRWAIALKYPAEEAPTRVENIAVNVGRTGALTPLAEMRPVQLAGTTVSRATLHNSDRIAQLDIRIGDTVIVRKAGEIIPEVVRVLKELRPADTEPFVMPTHCPVCDQAVVRESGEAVTRCVNASCAAILKGSIEHWVSRDALDIKGLGEKLVHQLVDKVLVHSVADLYELTAEKLCALERMGQKSAEKLIDAIAQSKNQPWSRVLYGLGIRHVGSVNAQLLTQKYFTVEQLATAKQSDIEGIYGIGAEIAQSVYQWFRIDANQRLIERLQAEGLQLTAPEETKTLGDGNQIFAGKTFVVTGTLPTLKRDEAKALIQKAGGKVTDSVSKKTDYLVVGEDAGSKLEKALSLGITQLSEVQLLEMLND; this is encoded by the coding sequence ATGACACAGATTAAGCCGGAAGTAAAGCGCACAGAAGAATTGCGCCAGTTATTGCAACAAGCCAGCTATGCTTATTACGTCCTAGATACTCCAATTATGGAGGATGCAGTCTATGACCAGCTATATCGAGAATTACAACAACTAGAAATTCAATATCCAGAGTTGACAGCACCCGATAGCCCGACTCAGCGCGTGGGTGAGAGACCAGCAACGCAGTTTACTTCGGTGCGGCATAATATCCCCCTGTACAGTCTGGAAAATGCGTTTAATATTCATGAGTTGCAAGGGTGGGATCAGCGTTGGCGGCGACAAGTACCGAAAATAGATTCAGTGGAATATGTCACTGAACTGAAAATTGATGGTTCTGCTTTGGCTCTTACCTACCAAGATGGCATTCTAGTTAGGGGGACAACTAGGGGTGATGGCGTGACAGGTGAAGATATCACCCAAAATGTACGGACAATTCGCTCAATTCCCTTGCGTTTAAATTTTGAAGGGTTAGAAATTCTAGAAAGGGTGGAAGTGCGAGGCGAAGCGTTTTTGCCGTTGGAAGTATTTAAACAAATCAATGAGGAAAGGCAAAAAGCAGGGGAGCAATTATTTGCCAATCCCCGGAATGCCGCAGCAGGTACACTCAGGCAATTAGACTCGCGCATTGTCGCTAAACGGCGGTTAGCTTTCTTTGGCTATACTCTGCACATTCCTGGTAGAGATGACACCAGTATTGCCAATACCCAATGGGAAGCGTTGGAGTTGTTAGAAAAGATGGGTTTTCAAGTGAACCCAAACCATAAATTATGTGCCTCGATCGCAGAAGTCGCAAAATATTATGAATATTGGGATACGGAACGCTTGAATTTACCCTATATGACTGATGGGGTGGTAGTAAAGCTAAATTCTTTTAAACTTCAGGAACAGCTAGGGTTTACCCAGAAATTTCCTCGCTGGGCGATCGCGTTAAAGTACCCCGCCGAAGAAGCACCCACCCGTGTGGAAAATATTGCTGTAAATGTCGGACGAACTGGGGCGTTAACGCCGTTAGCTGAGATGCGCCCTGTACAACTGGCGGGGACAACAGTTTCTCGCGCGACTTTACACAATAGCGATCGCATTGCTCAATTAGATATCCGCATTGGGGATACTGTTATTGTCCGCAAAGCTGGAGAAATCATTCCAGAAGTCGTGAGGGTACTCAAAGAACTCCGTCCTGCTGACACTGAACCCTTTGTTATGCCCACCCATTGCCCTGTCTGCGATCAAGCAGTGGTGCGAGAATCAGGTGAGGCGGTGACTCGGTGCGTCAATGCTTCCTGTGCAGCGATTCTCAAAGGTTCCATTGAACATTGGGTAAGTCGTGATGCGTTGGATATTAAAGGTTTAGGTGAAAAGCTGGTGCATCAACTCGTTGATAAAGTTTTAGTGCATTCCGTTGCCGATTTATATGAGTTGACAGCAGAGAAGTTATGTGCATTAGAAAGGATGGGGCAAAAGTCAGCAGAGAAATTGATTGATGCGATCGCTCAATCAAAAAATCAACCTTGGTCAAGGGTATTGTATGGTTTAGGTATTCGTCACGTTGGCAGTGTGAATGCCCAATTGTTGACTCAAAAATATTTCACCGTAGAACAGTTAGCGACAGCAAAGCAATCGGATATTGAAGGAATTTACGGTATTGGTGCTGAAATTGCCCAATCTGTGTACCAGTGGTTTCGGATTGATGCCAACCAAAGATTGATAGAACGCTTACAAGCAGAAGGATTGCAATTAACTGCGCCAGAAGAAACAAAAACACTTGGTGATGGTAATCAAATCTTCGCAGGTAAAACTTTTGTAGTTACAGGCACATTGCCAACCCTAAAGCGAGACGAGGCAAAGGCTTTGATTCAAAAAGCTGGTGGAAAAGTGACTGATTCGGTGAGTAAAAAAACAGATTATTTGGTAGTAGGAGAAGATGCAGGTTCTAAATTAGAAAAAGCGCTCTCTTTGGGAATTACACAGTTAAGCGAAGTGCAGTTGTTGGAAATGCTTAACGATTGA
- a CDS encoding sensor domain-containing diguanylate cyclase: protein MNNRANQRHEEHHAIQYFCIFNRMLIFVAEIFISRSLVAGELALRLLQKFQRIRLSWLRLGHSSVKTPVAPLYKNEAERLKALTDYNILDTLPEQAFDDLTAIAAYVCKTPIALISLVDADRQWFKSNIGLKVRETPRESAFCSHAILQPENILVVPNAIKDARFANNPLVKSNSKIRFYAGVPLVTPNGFPIGTLCVMDTVPRQLSYQQLDALRRLTRQAIAQMELIQEIRNRKQSEIEGRQLSLTDDLTGLHNRRGFFVMAEQELKIAHRMRLLCWVIFIDLDGLKQINDTLGHDMGDALIVDAGQLLKQSFRNSDIVARLGGDEFIVFISSYFKDADSIQAYLQVNIANFNQEQNRSYELSMSMGIERYSPGSNMSLEQLIARSDELMYAHKRLKRQSLHRQE from the coding sequence ATGAACAACAGAGCAAACCAAAGGCATGAAGAACATCATGCAATACAATATTTCTGTATATTCAATCGAATGTTGATTTTCGTTGCAGAGATATTTATATCACGCAGCCTGGTTGCTGGAGAGTTAGCCCTGCGGTTGTTGCAAAAATTCCAGCGTATCAGACTTTCCTGGCTAAGGCTCGGACACTCATCTGTGAAAACACCAGTTGCTCCTCTATATAAAAATGAAGCAGAAAGGCTCAAAGCATTAACAGACTACAATATTCTGGACACTCTACCTGAACAAGCATTTGATGACCTAACTGCTATTGCTGCCTACGTTTGTAAGACTCCAATTGCTTTAATCAGCTTAGTGGATGCCGATCGCCAATGGTTTAAATCTAACATTGGATTAAAAGTTAGAGAAACGCCCAGAGAGTCGGCTTTTTGCTCCCATGCTATTCTGCAACCAGAGAATATATTAGTAGTTCCCAACGCCATCAAGGACGCTCGCTTTGCGAACAATCCTCTAGTTAAAAGTAATTCTAAAATTCGTTTTTACGCTGGTGTGCCACTAGTTACGCCTAATGGTTTTCCAATAGGGACGTTGTGTGTGATGGACACCGTTCCTCGTCAGCTAAGTTACCAGCAGTTGGATGCACTACGCCGCTTAACTCGGCAAGCGATCGCTCAGATGGAACTCATTCAGGAAATTCGCAACCGTAAACAATCAGAGATAGAAGGAAGGCAGTTATCGCTGACCGACGATCTAACAGGTTTGCATAACCGACGTGGCTTCTTCGTGATGGCTGAACAAGAGTTGAAAATTGCTCACCGCATGAGATTGTTGTGCTGGGTGATTTTCATTGATTTAGATGGGCTAAAACAGATTAACGACACCCTTGGTCATGATATGGGGGATGCCTTGATTGTTGATGCTGGTCAATTACTCAAGCAAAGTTTTCGGAACTCGGATATTGTTGCTCGCTTGGGTGGAGATGAATTCATTGTTTTCATCTCCAGCTACTTTAAAGATGCTGATAGCATCCAAGCGTATCTGCAAGTAAATATTGCCAACTTTAATCAAGAGCAAAACCGTAGCTATGAACTTTCGATGAGTATGGGAATAGAGCGTTACTCACCAGGAAGTAATATGTCACTAGAACAACTAATTGCCAGGTCTGACGAATTAATGTACGCTCATAAGCGTCTCAAGCGGCAATCTCTTCATCGACAAGAATAG
- a CDS encoding pyridoxal phosphate-dependent aminotransferase, with protein MKLAARVSQVTPSLTLAIAAKAKALKAEGIDVCSFSAGEPDFDTPAHIKAAAVKALDEGKTKYGAAAGEPKLREAIAHKLKNDNGLDYKSENVIVTNGGKHSLYNLMVALIDPGDEVIIPAPYWLSYPEMVTLVGGVPVIVPTDATTGYKITPEQLRKAITPKTKLFILNSPSNPTGMVYTPDEIKALAQVVVDADIFVVSDEIYEKILYDGAEHISIGSLGKEIFDRTLISNGFAKAYSMTGWRLGYLAGPVEIIKAASTIQGHSTSNVCTFAQYGAIAALQSSQDCVEEMRQAFAKRRQVMLDRLNAIPGLSTAKPDGAFYLFPDISKTGLKSLEFCDALLEKHQVAVIPGIAFGADDNIRLSYATDMATIEKGMDRLEKFVKSRI; from the coding sequence ATGAAGCTGGCAGCAAGAGTAAGTCAGGTAACACCTTCATTGACCTTAGCGATCGCAGCCAAGGCTAAGGCACTGAAGGCAGAAGGAATAGATGTTTGTAGTTTTAGCGCTGGAGAACCAGATTTTGATACCCCAGCGCATATTAAAGCCGCAGCAGTTAAAGCTTTGGATGAAGGCAAAACCAAGTATGGTGCAGCAGCCGGAGAACCAAAGTTAAGGGAAGCGATCGCCCATAAGCTCAAAAATGATAACGGTCTTGATTACAAGTCGGAGAATGTCATCGTCACTAATGGCGGTAAGCATTCTTTGTACAACTTGATGGTGGCGCTAATCGATCCAGGCGATGAGGTAATTATCCCTGCACCCTACTGGCTAAGTTATCCCGAAATGGTGACTTTAGTCGGTGGAGTTCCGGTAATTGTACCCACAGATGCCACAACGGGTTATAAAATTACTCCCGAACAACTCCGTAAAGCAATCACCCCCAAGACCAAGTTATTTATCCTCAACTCTCCATCTAATCCCACAGGGATGGTTTACACGCCAGACGAAATCAAAGCACTGGCGCAGGTAGTAGTTGATGCAGATATCTTTGTCGTCTCTGATGAGATTTACGAAAAGATTCTCTACGACGGTGCAGAACATATCAGCATCGGTTCTCTTGGGAAGGAAATTTTTGACCGCACTTTGATCAGTAATGGGTTTGCGAAAGCTTATTCTATGACTGGTTGGAGACTCGGCTATTTAGCGGGGCCGGTGGAAATTATTAAAGCAGCAAGTACCATCCAAGGGCATAGTACATCTAACGTGTGTACCTTTGCTCAATATGGTGCGATCGCAGCGCTACAAAGTTCTCAAGATTGTGTCGAAGAAATGCGCCAAGCCTTCGCCAAACGCCGACAGGTAATGCTAGACAGACTCAACGCCATTCCCGGATTGAGTACCGCAAAACCAGATGGCGCGTTTTATCTGTTCCCTGATATCAGCAAAACCGGTCTAAAATCCCTAGAATTTTGTGACGCTTTGTTGGAAAAACATCAAGTTGCAGTCATTCCTGGAATTGCTTTTGGCGCTGATGACAACATTCGCCTTTCCTACGCCACAGATATGGCAACTATTGAAAAGGGAATGGATAGATTAGAGAAATTTGTCAAGTCACGTATTTAG